In one Chlamydia sp. BM-2023 genomic region, the following are encoded:
- the brnQ gene encoding branched-chain amino acid transport system II carrier protein, whose protein sequence is MNKHASNRASSTKGLSVWSIGGSIFAMFFGAGNIVFPLALGYHYHSHPWFACLGMIITAVCVPLLGLVSMLLYVGDYQKFFSSIGKIPGMIFIVAILCLIGPFGGIPRAIAVSHSTLASLSDKNFTLLPSLHVFSLICCILIYLFACKLSKLIQWLGSVFFPIMLATLLWIIFKGLIIPSQPSTIASANIQTSLLAGITEGFNTMDLLAAFFFCSIVLISIRQKLANHGDNDAETPLDFKKINKKDKRTLILAFILAGLLLGTIYLGFALCASRHAGLLAHTNKGQILGRISAIALGPNSLLTGVCVFIACLTTEIALVGIVADFLARIISSKRMTYSNAVIFTLIPSYLISILNFENISLLLLPLLQLSYPALIALTCGSIAYKLWNFRHVQALFYLTLSLTIILRLVG, encoded by the coding sequence ATGAATAAACACGCTTCTAATAGAGCTAGTTCTACCAAAGGGCTTTCTGTTTGGTCGATTGGGGGGTCTATTTTTGCTATGTTTTTCGGAGCTGGCAATATAGTATTTCCTTTAGCCTTGGGTTATCACTATCATTCTCACCCTTGGTTCGCTTGTCTGGGGATGATAATCACCGCAGTTTGTGTCCCTCTATTAGGTTTAGTGAGCATGTTACTGTATGTTGGGGACTATCAAAAATTTTTTTCTTCCATTGGTAAAATCCCAGGAATGATATTTATCGTAGCTATTTTATGCTTAATAGGCCCTTTTGGCGGCATTCCCAGAGCTATTGCTGTTTCTCATTCTACTTTGGCATCTCTATCAGACAAAAACTTTACTTTACTTCCTAGTTTGCATGTCTTTAGTTTAATCTGCTGTATTCTAATTTATTTATTTGCCTGCAAACTTAGCAAACTTATCCAATGGCTCGGGTCTGTATTTTTCCCGATTATGTTAGCCACTTTGCTTTGGATAATTTTTAAAGGACTAATAATTCCTTCTCAACCCAGTACGATAGCCTCTGCGAACATCCAGACATCTTTATTGGCGGGGATTACTGAAGGATTCAACACTATGGACCTTCTTGCAGCATTCTTTTTCTGCTCTATCGTATTGATTTCTATAAGACAAAAGCTAGCGAACCACGGAGATAATGATGCTGAGACACCTCTAGACTTTAAAAAAATCAATAAAAAGGATAAACGCACCCTCATACTGGCTTTCATTTTAGCTGGATTACTTCTAGGGACAATTTATTTAGGGTTTGCCTTATGCGCCTCGCGTCATGCAGGATTGCTAGCTCACACAAATAAAGGACAAATTCTAGGAAGAATTTCCGCTATTGCTCTTGGACCAAACAGCTTGCTTACTGGTGTGTGTGTGTTTATTGCTTGCCTGACAACAGAAATCGCTTTAGTTGGGATTGTTGCTGACTTTTTAGCCCGCATCATCTCATCAAAAAGAATGACGTACTCTAATGCAGTAATTTTTACTCTGATACCCTCTTATCTAATTTCCATTTTAAACTTCGAAAATATCAGTCTCCTCCTATTGCCCCTACTACAACTAAGTTACCCTGCATTAATCGCTTTGACTTGCGGAAGTATTGCTTATAAGTTGTGGAATTTCCGTCACGTCCAAGCTTTGTTTTATTTAACGCTCTCTCTTACCATTATTTTGCGATTGGTGGGTTGA